The genomic DNA GGAGTAACGAGTGGCGTGAGGAATGCCCGATCGTTAGCGATGACACGGTTTCATCGTTGGCCCTGACCGGACCGGTGACCGAACGCTCAATAGTTAGGTCACGCGGACTGAAAGCCAGAGCAACGTCAAGGAGCACGCACCCGATCACTCCCGCAACCCACGCCCACGCAACACCGAGGTTGGGGAAGAAGATAACGGGAATGGCCCCCAAAGCAGTCAGGAGCCCGGCTCGCCAGGAAATACTCATCAGCGAGGCACCGGAACCTGGCTGAGGATTCCCTCAACAATTGCCTGAGCGGTCAAGCCCTCCAGATCCGCCTCGGCTTTCATTCCAATACGATGAGCGAGAACGGGAACAGCCACACCCTTGACGTCGTCGGGGGTGACGAAGCCACGCCCCTGAAGGAACGCCCACACTTTCGACGCCTGAAGCAACGCTGTTGCACCACGAGGTGACACTCCCAGGCGCACCGACGGTGAATTCCGCGTTGCGCGCACAAGGTCAACGATGTACTCGATGATCGCGGGTTGAACATCGATCCGCTGGGCGTGCTCGCGTGCCGTGCGAATCTCCTCGGGTCCGGCAACGGCGGTGATTCCTGCCTGCGTCAGTGCCAGGGGGTTGAATCCGTGCTGATGCTTGGACACAACCGCGATTTCTGCGTCGCGCGGTGGAAGATCAAGCGTGATCTTCATGAGGAACCTGTCAAGCTGGGCCTCGGGAAGAGGATACGTGCCCTCATATTCCACGGGATTCTGCGTCGCAATCACCATGAACGGATCGTCAAGACGATGGGACTGGCCATCAACGCTGACCTGATGTTCCTCCATCGCCTCAAGCAGGGAGGACTGGGTTTTCGGTGGAGTCCGGTTGATCTCATCCGCCAGAAGCAAATTCGTAAAAACGGGGCCGCGTCGAAACTCGAAAGCTGACTTGCCTGAATCCCACACGAGTGACCCGGTGACGTCTGCCGGCATGAGGTCGGGAGTGAACTGGATACGCGTCATCTTCAGATCAAGTGCCGTAGCAAGTGTCCGCACAAGAAGCGTTTTCGCCACACCGGGAACCCCTTCAAGCAGGGTGTGACCGCCGGCGATGAGGGAAATAATCAAGCCCGTGACCGCGGAGTCTTGACCAACAACGGCCTTGGAGATTTCTGAACGCAAAGCGACGAACGCAGCACGTAAGGCCTGCTCGTCCTCGTTCAGCATCCGGCCCGACGGGGCAGTGGCGCTTTGGGGTGGAGGCGCAGGAACCGCGGGATTAGTCATGGCAAATCTCCTTTTCGAGGTCGGCAAGCCGGGAGGCTAGATCAACGAGTTGACGTTCAGATTGGGGGGAAGGCCCCCACAGGAGGTCATCGAGACGGGCAGGATCAACCCCCCGATGCTCCAGGGCACGACGGAGTTCATCGCCGCTCCCTCGCGGATTCACCCCAAGGAAGCGCGCAAAACGCATCGCGTAGTCGCGTCGAAGCGCGGTCGCCGCATGGTCCCACGCACGATTTTTCCGCAGCAAGCGTCCCTTACCAATGACGGTTTCCGATGCGGGAACCTGGGCGGGAAGATCCTCTGGAACGAGCGCCCCCAGTCTCCGTCCCCGCGCGAGGCCGAAAATCACCAGGGAACACCCCGCGAGGACGACAAGGGGATTGAGCCACGGGGGATCCGTCGTCGGTGTGGCTTTCATTGAGTCCTCTTCGGAGGCCAGATACCACACCACTCGATCCGTTCGTCCGAGAACATTGAGCATCAGTGCCCCGTGGCCGTGCTCAGTGATCTGCGAATTACGCACCAGCCCCGAATCAGGGATAACGGCGCGAAACGAGGACGAATCTGCTCCCGCTGCGCTCTGGACATAGCCGTAGGAGCCGTTTTCCTGGGGGAAACACCAGGTCCACGAATCGGTGTCCCTCGCTGGTGTTTCGTCGCGACTGAGGGATTCATCGCCGAACTCGTTGGGAGAAACACCGTACATTGAGGACGCAATGGAGGAGGCTGCCCGTGCTGGAGAGGCAGCGCAGTGAGCAGACACCGCGGGCGCAGTGTCGTCGGCGCTCGGGGTGCCTTCCGCTGTTGGCCACAAACCGGGGAAAACCTCATCGTAGGACTGTTCGGTGCCGATATAGACGAGATTCGGAAGCTTGTTGATCGCCGATGTCACGTCGGAACGCATACGGAACGGAAAGACAACGACGACCGTCGCATCGGGGTGAGCTCGGACCTGGGCAAGAACATCGACCGCCCGATCGTGCGATGTGACGGTCACGCCGTGACGTTCC from Schaalia sp. ZJ405 includes the following:
- a CDS encoding AAA family ATPase, which translates into the protein MTNPAVPAPPPQSATAPSGRMLNEDEQALRAAFVALRSEISKAVVGQDSAVTGLIISLIAGGHTLLEGVPGVAKTLLVRTLATALDLKMTRIQFTPDLMPADVTGSLVWDSGKSAFEFRRGPVFTNLLLADEINRTPPKTQSSLLEAMEEHQVSVDGQSHRLDDPFMVIATQNPVEYEGTYPLPEAQLDRFLMKITLDLPPRDAEIAVVSKHQHGFNPLALTQAGITAVAGPEEIRTAREHAQRIDVQPAIIEYIVDLVRATRNSPSVRLGVSPRGATALLQASKVWAFLQGRGFVTPDDVKGVAVPVLAHRIGMKAEADLEGLTAQAIVEGILSQVPVPR
- a CDS encoding DUF4350 domain-containing protein — translated: MTSTRVITPRPRTIARRLRPFAVIAAVVLAAVLVLVLLPASVRDSRPVSPENAAPNGARAVAQVLERHGVTVTSHDRAVDVLAQVRAHPDATVVVVFPFRMRSDVTSAINKLPNLVYIGTEQSYDEVFPGLWPTAEGTPSADDTAPAVSAHCAASPARAASSIASSMYGVSPNEFGDESLSRDETPARDTDSWTWCFPQENGSYGYVQSAAGADSSSFRAVIPDSGLVRNSQITEHGHGALMLNVLGRTDRVVWYLASEEDSMKATPTTDPPWLNPLVVLAGCSLVIFGLARGRRLGALVPEDLPAQVPASETVIGKGRLLRKNRAWDHAATALRRDYAMRFARFLGVNPRGSGDELRRALEHRGVDPARLDDLLWGPSPQSERQLVDLASRLADLEKEICHD